The following proteins are co-located in the Ictalurus punctatus breed USDA103 chromosome 14, Coco_2.0, whole genome shotgun sequence genome:
- the LOC108275212 gene encoding homocysteine-responsive endoplasmic reticulum-resident ubiquitin-like domain member 2 protein isoform X1 — MEQAVVDSPVVLVIKAPDQKYDDQTISCFLNWTVEKLKSHLSNVYPSKPRSKDQRLVYSGKLLQDHCTLRDVLRKQDEFHMLHLVCASRSPPPSPSTSRRNQPPNSNSSRSPAPRNNVQSASSEEAPDRLSLSSSSNYYTHPSSHGSVWTQWLNQQRHNANTPHYPMYNPHTLLWWQQLYTWHCHMTYQTWVASLRPSQQSATPPVPPIREAQAVAHDNPRNAPVGAGLNEEDLNRDWLDWVYAVSRAVVLLSLVYFYSSFSRFVMVTGAMLLLYLHQAGWLPFNLDNELQDLAEPANHNQDEPNADNRNNTDRLTDEDEDEEEQREGPDDDYDDDADDDDDDVDDDDDDEGWVNMGFLSSTWSFITTFFASLIPEAIPNAVN; from the exons atgGAGCAAGCAGTGGTGGATAGCCCAGTGGTCCTGGTCATTAAAGCGCCCGATCAGAAGTACGACGATCAAACCATCAGCTGCTTCCTCAACTGGAcggtggagaaactgaagagCCATCTTTCCAACGTTTATCCCAGCAAACCT CGCTCAAAGGATCAGAGGTTGGTGTACTCTGGAAAGCTCCTCCAGGATCACTGTACACTCCGCGACGTGCTCAGAAAG CAGGACGAGTTCCACATGCTGCATCTGGTGTGTGCTTCACGCAGTCCCCCTCCCTCACCCAGCACAAGCAGGAGAAACCAGCCACCG AACTCTAACAGCTCCAGAAGTCCTGCCCCTAGAAATAACGTCCAATCAGCTTCCTCAGAAGAGGCTCCTGATAGGCTGAGTCTGAGCTCTAGTTCCAACTACTATACCCATCCATCATCACAcgg GTCTGTGTGGACTCAGTGGCTTAACCAGCAGAGACACAACGCCAACACGCCTCACTACCCCATGTACAACCCACACACCCTGCTATGGTGGCAGCAGCTCTACACCTGGCACTGCCACATGACCta tcaaACGTGGGTCGCCTCGCTCAGACCCTCTCAGCAATCAGCCACACCCCCAGTTCCTCCTATCAGAGAGGCGCAGGCCGTTGCCCATGACAACCCCCGGAATGCTCCGGTTGGAGCAGGTCTGAACGAGGAGGATCTGAACCGTGATTGGCTGGACTGGGTGTACGCAGTGTCTCGAGCGGTCGTCCTCCTCAGCCTCGTCTATTTCTATTCATCATTCAGCCGATTCGTCATGGTAACAGGAGCCATGCTGCTGCTCTACCT GCATCAGGCGGGTTGGTTACCCTTTAACCTGGACAACGAGCTGCAGGACCTCGCCGAACCGGCCAATCACAATCAGGATGAGCCAAACGCAGACAATCGCAACAACACG GATCGGCTGACGGATGAAgacgaggatgaggaggagCAGCGAGAGGGACCTGATGATGATTATGACGacgatgctgatgatgatgatgatgatgttgacgatgacgacgatgacgaGGGATGGGTGAACATGGGATTCCTCTCCTCCACTTGGTCTTTCATCACCACCTTCTTTGCATCTCTGATTCCCGAGGCCATTCCCAATGCAGTGAACTGA
- the LOC108275212 gene encoding homocysteine-responsive endoplasmic reticulum-resident ubiquitin-like domain member 2 protein isoform X2, producing the protein MEQAVVDSPVVLVIKAPDQKYDDQTISCFLNWTVEKLKSHLSNVYPSKPRSKDQRLVYSGKLLQDHCTLRDVLRKDEFHMLHLVCASRSPPPSPSTSRRNQPPNSNSSRSPAPRNNVQSASSEEAPDRLSLSSSSNYYTHPSSHGSVWTQWLNQQRHNANTPHYPMYNPHTLLWWQQLYTWHCHMTYQTWVASLRPSQQSATPPVPPIREAQAVAHDNPRNAPVGAGLNEEDLNRDWLDWVYAVSRAVVLLSLVYFYSSFSRFVMVTGAMLLLYLHQAGWLPFNLDNELQDLAEPANHNQDEPNADNRNNTDRLTDEDEDEEEQREGPDDDYDDDADDDDDDVDDDDDDEGWVNMGFLSSTWSFITTFFASLIPEAIPNAVN; encoded by the exons atgGAGCAAGCAGTGGTGGATAGCCCAGTGGTCCTGGTCATTAAAGCGCCCGATCAGAAGTACGACGATCAAACCATCAGCTGCTTCCTCAACTGGAcggtggagaaactgaagagCCATCTTTCCAACGTTTATCCCAGCAAACCT CGCTCAAAGGATCAGAGGTTGGTGTACTCTGGAAAGCTCCTCCAGGATCACTGTACACTCCGCGACGTGCTCAGAAAG GACGAGTTCCACATGCTGCATCTGGTGTGTGCTTCACGCAGTCCCCCTCCCTCACCCAGCACAAGCAGGAGAAACCAGCCACCG AACTCTAACAGCTCCAGAAGTCCTGCCCCTAGAAATAACGTCCAATCAGCTTCCTCAGAAGAGGCTCCTGATAGGCTGAGTCTGAGCTCTAGTTCCAACTACTATACCCATCCATCATCACAcgg GTCTGTGTGGACTCAGTGGCTTAACCAGCAGAGACACAACGCCAACACGCCTCACTACCCCATGTACAACCCACACACCCTGCTATGGTGGCAGCAGCTCTACACCTGGCACTGCCACATGACCta tcaaACGTGGGTCGCCTCGCTCAGACCCTCTCAGCAATCAGCCACACCCCCAGTTCCTCCTATCAGAGAGGCGCAGGCCGTTGCCCATGACAACCCCCGGAATGCTCCGGTTGGAGCAGGTCTGAACGAGGAGGATCTGAACCGTGATTGGCTGGACTGGGTGTACGCAGTGTCTCGAGCGGTCGTCCTCCTCAGCCTCGTCTATTTCTATTCATCATTCAGCCGATTCGTCATGGTAACAGGAGCCATGCTGCTGCTCTACCT GCATCAGGCGGGTTGGTTACCCTTTAACCTGGACAACGAGCTGCAGGACCTCGCCGAACCGGCCAATCACAATCAGGATGAGCCAAACGCAGACAATCGCAACAACACG GATCGGCTGACGGATGAAgacgaggatgaggaggagCAGCGAGAGGGACCTGATGATGATTATGACGacgatgctgatgatgatgatgatgatgttgacgatgacgacgatgacgaGGGATGGGTGAACATGGGATTCCTCTCCTCCACTTGGTCTTTCATCACCACCTTCTTTGCATCTCTGATTCCCGAGGCCATTCCCAATGCAGTGAACTGA